CTTGGCTGCCGTCACGCTCACGGTGCGACTCCGATCGTGGAAAGCCCCGTCGTCTCGTGGAGTCCGAGGGCGATGTTCATGCTCTGGAGGGCGCCACCGGCGGTGCCCTTGGTGAGGTTGTCGATGGCGCTGATCGCGATGATGCGGCCCGCGGCCTCGTCGTACGCGACCTGCACCTGAACGGCGTTGGAACCGTAGACGGACGCCGTGGCGGGCCACTGGCCCTCGGGGAGCAGATGGACGAACGGCTCGTCGGCGAAGGCCTTCTCGTACGCGGCGCGCACGGCCTCGGCGGTGACGCCGGGCCTCGCCTTCGCGCTGCACGTGGCGAGGATGCCCCGGGGCATCGGTGCGAGGGTCGGGGTGAAGGACACGGTGACCGGCTCGCCGGCGACACCGCCGAGGTTCTGCATCACCTCGGGCGTGTGCCGGTGACCGCCGCCGACGCCGTACGGGGTCATCGACCCCATGACCTCGCTGCCCAGCAGATGCGCCTTGGGGGCCTTGCCCGCGCCGGAGGTGCCGGAGGCGGCGACGATCACGGCCTCGTTCTCGGCGAGGCCCGCCGCGTACGCCGGGAACAGGGCCAGGGTGACGGCCGTGGGGTAGCAACCGGGTACCGCGATGCGCTTGGACCCCTCCAGCGCGGCGCGGGCACCCGGAAGTTCGGGGAGGCCGTAGGGCCAGGTGCCGGCGTGGGGCGAGCCGTAGAACTTCTCCCAGTCGGCCGCGTCCTTGAGCCGGAAGTCGGCGCCCATGTCGACGACGAGCACGTCCGGGCCGAGCTGCTCGGCCACGGCCGCGGACTGCCCGTGCGGCAGCGCGAGGAAGACCACGTCGTGACCGGTGAGCACCTCGGCGGTCGTCTCCTGGAGCACCCGGTCGGCCAGCGGCAGCAGGTGCGGCTGCAGCGCGCCCAGGCGCTGGCCCGCGTTGGAGTTGCCGGTCAGTGCACCGATCTCGACCTCGGTGTGGGCGAGCAGCAGGCGCAGCACTTCGCCGCCCGCATAACCACTCGCTCCCGCCACCGCCACACGTACCGCCATGGAACCCTCCTCTTGGATGGCATGACTATACGTTTCGATGCACGTTTATGCAATCTTGCCTCCGTCGCGGGCACGAGGGTCGGCCGGAGCGGGCGCATAAGATCATCGGCATGGCGCTGCGACCCGTGCACGTGAACATCAAGGCTCTCGACGCCGGGGCGGTCGGACGGTTCTGGGCGGAGGCGCTCGGCTGGACCGCCTACAGCCCCGGCGTGACCACCTATGTCGGGCCCGCGGGCGGCCTGGTCTGGCCGCACCCGGTCGCGGTCGGTGTCGACGTCGTTCCCGTCCCCGAGGGCAAGACGGCGACGAAGAACCGTACGCACCTCGATCTCGCCACCACGTCCGAGGCGCACCAGGCGGAGCTGGTCGCGCGGCTGAGGGCGCTCGGCGCGACGCCCGCCGACGTGGGCCAGGGCGACGTGCCGTGGACCGTCCTCGCCGACCCCGAGGGCAACGAGTTCTGTGTGCTGGAGCCCCGGGAGGTCTACCGGGACACCGGCCCGATCGCCGCCGTTGTCGTGGACTGTGCGGATCCGCGGGCCATGGCCCGGTTCTGGGGCGAGGCGACGGGCTGGACCCCGCACGAGGTGACCGACGAGCAGGCCACGCTGCGCTCGGCCGAGGGCGTCGGCCCCTTTCTGGAGTTCCTCCGCACGCCCGCCTCGGCGCCCGTGCCGGACCGCGTCCATCTCGACCTGCTGCCGGGTCCCGGTGACGACAAGGCCGCCGAGGTGGCCCGGCTGCGGGCCCTCGGCGCCACCGACCTCGACCTCGGCCAGGGCGACGTCCCGTGGACGTGCCTGTCCGACCCCGAAGGTCACGAGTTCTGCGTCCTCGCACCGTCCTGATCGCGGGAGCCGCGATCACCCCAGTTCGTCACCCCGACCGTCCTCCGAGCTGACCCGTCGGCCTCCGGGTCAGCTCGTCCATCACGGCGAGCGGCAGGGACGGGTTGGCGGCCGCGGCCTCCGCCACCGGGTCGGCCGGGTCGGAGAGCAGTTCGACGACGACCGTGGGCGGGAGCGCCGGGTGGCGGGCGGCGAGGGGCCTGGCCCGTTCGTCCGCCAGGCACGGCAGGAGCGCGGCGGCCGTCGCCCGGGGGTGCTGGGCGATCGCGCGGAGCGCCTTGCGGACCGGTGGCCGGTGCCGGGCCACACGCTCCAGGAACGCCGGGGTCGCGTCCGGGTTGGCCGCCACCCCGGTGAGGACCTGGACGCCGTGCCGGTCGACCATGGCGTGCAGTCGGGCCTCAGAGAGACCGGGATGCGCGGCGACGGCCGAGACCACCTTGGCGTCGGGATCGTCGGCCAGCGCGTCACGGACGCCGGCCGGCAGATCACGCCGTCGCGCCGGCAGCATGCGTACGGCGGCGTGCGGCGACCGGGCCAGCTCCTCGACCTCGGCGGCCGTGGCGGAGGCGATCCGCGGCAGCGGCGTCGTACCGATCCGGGTCGTGGCGGCCAGCTCCGCGAGGACGTCGAGCGGCACCCGAGGGTTGTGCGCGAGCGCGCGCCGCACGTCCGGCGAGGTGTCGTCGGCCAGTGCGCGGATCAGGGTGTCGTCGATCGCGGGGTTCGCGGCGAGGTCGGCGCGCGCACCGGGCGTGGGGTCCACGGCGAGCCGTGCGTACACCTGCGGGGGCAGGCCGGGACGGGCGGCGACCGCCCAGCGCAGCAGCGTCGACGGGTGGTCGGCGAAGGCCGCGCACGCGTCCGCCGGTGTGGCCGGGTTCTCCAGGACCGCCCGCAGGATCTCGAGGGCGGTGGACTCGTGGGAGCCGTCGCAGGAGGCGCCCGGCCGCAGATCACAGTCGAGCCGTGGGCAGTCCGGTGCGTGTGTGAACGGCGGTTCCTCGCGGTCGCAGACCAGGCAGTGCCGGACGGGAGGCAGCTCCTCGCCGGCGACGAGGGCGGCCAGCGCCTCGGGTGGGGTCGCCTCGTTGAGCGCCGCCGCTCGGCGGACCTCGGCGTGCGGATGCGCCGCGAGCCGTGCGGCCACGTCCGGCTCGGCCCACAGGGCCAGCTCCGCGACGACCTGGATGTCCGGGTCCGCGGCGAGGGTCTCCACCACGTCCGGCGGCAGGCCGGGGCAGGCCGCCAGCCGCTCCCGGTGCTGGACGTGCACGGACGCGGCGAGGAGACGAGCCCACCGCGGGTCGCCGGCGCCTTCGTCCAGCAGGGCGAGGGCGATGCGCGGCTGTGCGGTGGGGTCGACGTCGGCGGCGGTCAGCGCGCCCTCGTAGGCCAGCCGCACCCCGTTGCTCTCGTCCCGCGAGGCCAGCGTCATCGCCTGCGCCCGGGTGAGGTCGTCACGGCGGGCGAGTTCGTCGTCGAGATCGGCGTCCGCGAGCCCGATCAACCGGTCGACCAGCTCGGCGGGCAGGCCCGGATTGGCGGCGAGCCCGCACAGGAGGGGATTCACAAGGGGCATCCTGCCCCGGGCCCCTGCCGCGCGGCTCCCGAATTTTCGCCGGGCCGCGACGCCTGCCGCGGCGCTGCCGCGGCGCTAGCTCCGGTCGTCCGCCTGGGCCGCTCGCTCGGCGTTGCGCTTCTTGATGCGGGCGCCTTCCTTGCGGACCTCGGCCTGGGTGGCGCGCTCCTTCTGCAGCCACTCGGGGCTGTCCTGCTTCAGGGCCTCGATCTGCTCGGTGGTGAGGGGCTCGGTGACTCCGCCGCGCGCGAGCCCCGCGATGGAGACGTCCAGCTTCTCGGCGACCACCGGGCGGGGGTGGGGGCCGTTGCGGCGCAGCTCCTCCAGCCAGGTCGGCGGGTTCGTCTGCAGCGCGCTCAGCTCGGCGCGCGAGACGGCGCCCTCCTGGAACTCGGCGGGCGTGGCCTGGAGGTACACACCCAGCTTCTTCGCCGCGGTGGCGGGCTTCATGGTCTGGGTGGTCTGGTGCGACGTCATGGGTCAAGGGTATCGAGCGCCTGCGCGACCGCCGACCACACCGCTGCCGGGCCGCTCGCCCCCTCGGCCCCTCGACCGCTCGGCGGTGATGACCGGGCCCGGCCGCGCGCCCGTTAGCCTGGTCACGTGACAGGCTCGGAAGCATCCTCCTCGTTCCCCTCGTTCCGGCTCGCCTACGTCCCGGGAGTGACGCCCACCAAGTGGGTGCGGATCTGGAACGAGCGGTTGCCCGACATCCCCCTGACGCTCCTCCAGGTGTCCGCCGCCGAGGCGTTCGGGGTGCTGCGGGACGGCGGCGCCGACGCCGGTTTCGTACGGCTGCCGGTGGACGACGCCGACCTCAGCGCGATCCCCCTCTACACCGAGACCACGGTGGTCGTGATCCCCAAGGACCACGTCGTCGCCGCGGTCGACGAGGTGAGCTGCGAGGACCTGGCGGACGAGGTCGTGCTGCACCCCCTGGACGACACCCTCGACTGGGAACGCCCGCCCGGAGAGCCGGCGTTCGAGCGTCCCGCCACCACGGCGGACGCGATCGAGCTGGTCGCGGCCGGGATCGGACTGCTCGTCGTCCCCCAGTCGCTGGCCCGGCTCCACCACCGCAAGGACCTCACCTACCGCCCGGTCACGGACGCGCCCGAGTCCCGTGTCGCCCTGTCCTGGCCCCAGGACGCGACCACCGACATGGTCGAGGACTTCATCGGCATCGTCCGGGGCCGCACGGTCAACAGCTCCCGGGGCCGCGCGAAGCCCGCGGAGGAGAAGAAGCCGCAGCAGAAAGCGAAGCGCCCGGGCACGAGCAAGCCGGCTGCCCGCACCCCCCGGAGCGGTTCGTCCGGCGGCAGAAACGCCAAGAGCGGCGGCAGGCCCGGAAAGCCCCGCCGCCGCTCATAGATGGGCCGAAGGCCCCATCTGGGGGCGCGGGGCTGTGTCGATCATGCGGCTCCGCCGCGCGGGCGCGACCAGCCCCCACCCACCCGCACCCGGCTCACAAAGCCGAGCCCGCTCCCCCCGTCACCGCTTCTTGATCCTCAGAAACGTCACGGAGTTCGCCGGAAACGTGTAGCTGAACTCCTCGGCCACCCCCCTGAACGTGGACTTCACGGGCGCCACCGGCGTCGCCGTCTCCGTGTTCACCGCGTCCGGCGCGGCCGTCAGCGTCGTGACACGCGCCGTGGAGCGCACCTTCGCGCCCCCGAGGTCGATGGCCGCCCGCGCGGCCACGCCCTGCGCGTTGACGACCTTCAGGATCAGGTCGCCCGTCTTCGCGTCCCGCGTCACCACCTGCCGGAACGGCTCCGCCGGCTTGTCGTCGGTGAAGCTCCCCCACTCCTTGCCGTCCAGCAGCAGGGTCACCTGCCGGCCGCGCACCTTGACCTCGATGTCGTACGTACGGCCCGTCTCGATCGTGCCCGGCTTGGAGATCAGCGAGGACTTGCCGCCGTCGACGGCCTGCTCGACCGCGCTGGTGGTGTTGTTCCAGCCGCCGAGGTTCCACCAGTAGTAGTTCCCGGTGTCCTTGACGCCGAAGGCGACGAGGAAGCCCTCCTTGCCGGACTTCTTGGTGGCCTTCACCTTGAGGTCGTAGTCGTGCCAGGCGGTGTCACCGGCCGTGACCATGGTGTTCTCGGCGGCCACGTCGGTCTGCACGTACTGGCCGTCCTGGACGCTCCAGCTGCCGCCGCCGGTGTGGGTCCACTTCGAGGCGTCACCGCTGAAGTCGTCGCCGAGCAGGCTCGTACCGTCCTCGGCCGTGACCGTCACATCGTCGTACGCCGCCGTCGTGGCCCAGGTGGACAGGCCCACGGCTCCGGTGATCGGGCCGGTCAGCGCGGGTGTGCCGGTGGCCTTCGACGGCACCACGCGGTCGCCGACGTTGTTCATGAAGAGCTTCTGCGTCTCGTAGTTGGCGGAGTTCCACGAGGCGTGGTTGTTGAACCAGATCATGTCGGGGCTCCACTGCACATAGTCCTCGTTGGCGAGGAGCGGTGCGTAGGAGGCGAGTTTCACGATGTCGGCGTTGCGCTCCAGGCCGGTCATGAACGCGGCTTCGGAGAGCGCGTTCTTGAAGGCGTTGCCCTGGGAGGCGTACTCGCCGAGGAAGACCTTGGGCCCGTTCCTGTCGTACGAGTCGTAGCGGTCGTTGTTCTGGAGGAACCACTGGGGGCTGTTGTAGTAGTGCTCGTCGACCATGTCGACGTCGCCCTCGCGGTTCAGCTGCCACGCGGTGTCGAAGGTGGTGCCCGTGTCGTCGGGGCCGGAGTTCGAGATCACCGTGATGTCGGGGTACTTCGCCTCGATGGCGGCCCGGAACTTCTGGAAGCGGGCGAAGAACTCGTTCGGCAGGTTCTCCTCGTTGCCGACGCCGAGGTGGGTGAGGTGGAAGGGCTTCGGGTGGCCCATCTGGGCCCGCTTCTTGCCCCACTTGCTGGTGACGGGCCCGTTGGCGAACTCGATGAGGTCGAGGGTGTCCTGGATGTGCCGCTGGAGCAGGGCATCGTCGTCGGTGGCCTTGTTCTGGCCGCAGCCGGTGACGAGGGCGGGCACCACGGGCAGCGGCATCGCGCCGATGTCCTCGGAGAACTGGAAGTACTCGTAGTAGCCGAGGCCGTAACTCTGGTTGTAGCCCCAGAAGTTGGCGTTGGTGGCGCGCTGTTCGACGGGGCCGATGGTGTCCTTCCACTGGTACGAGCGCTTGCGCTCCCAGCCCGAGGCCTCGCTGTAGTCCTGCATGGAGCCGGTGTTGACGAGGCAGCCGCCGGGGAAGCGGACGAAGCCCGGCTTCAGCGCGGCGATCTTCTCGGCGAGGTCCTTGCGCAGGCCGTTCCTGTGCCCCTTGTAGGTGTCGCGCGGGAAGAGGGACACCTCGTCGAGGGCGACGGCGTCGGCGGAGGCGACGGTCAGCCGGCCGTCGGAGCTGGTCCGCGTCGCCTTGAACGAGACCCGGTACTTGGCCCAGCCGCCCTTGACCGTGACCCGGCGGGCCTCGGCGAGCGTGCCGTCGGCGTCCTGGAGGGTGACGGTCAGCGTCGTACGGGCGTCGGCGCGCGCCCACACCGAGAAGTCGTACTTCTTTCCCTCCTCGACGTGGACACCGGTGTTGTAGCCCGCGTTGGTGACGGCCGAAGAGGCGCCCAGGGAAAGGTAGTTGCGGTTGCGCTCGTGGAGCCGGCCGGCGTCGTTCACGACCTGCGCGGTGCCGTCGACGGTCCACGAGGTGAGGGGGGTGTAGGCGCGGTTGTCGGCGGTCGAGTACTCGAAGGACCGGTTCTGTACGAGTTCGGCGTAGAGACCGCCGTCGGCGGCCCGGTTGATGTCCTCGAAGAAGACGCCGTACATCGTGTCGTCGATCTTCGCGCCCTTCGCGGCCGGGTCGACGGTGATCGCGTAGTCGGTCACGTCCTCGGCGTGCGCGGGGGCCGGGACGGAGGCGGCGGCCACCAGGAAGGCGGTGGCGGTGAGGCCGAGTCTCCAACGGGTGCGGGTGCTGCGTGACATGGATACTCCGCGGCTCGGGGTGGGGGTCTGGAGTTATTCGAAATATCGGACGATGATCAGCACGTCGAACGGCAAGATAGGGAGGTGACCGAGACAGCGTCAACGGGTCACACGGCACCGAAAGTGTCGGAAGTGATCGGAAGTGAAGGACGGATGAGCGCTTTCCTGCCAGTTCCGGAGGTGCTGGCCCATCTCCGCGGGCACTGGCGGCTCCAGCGGTCCGTTCGGGACCTCGCGAACGGCGCCGAAGGGGAGTTCACCGGGACGACCGTTTTCAGCCCGCTGGACGACGGCGGTCTTCTGCACCGGGAATCCGGAACTTTCGTCTGGCAGGGCGTCCCGCGCCCCGCGGAACGCACACTGCGCTTCCTCCCGGGGGCCGCGCCCGGCACGGCGGACGTCCGTTTCGCCGACGGCCGCCCCTTCCACGACCTGGATCTGACGACCGGGCGATGGCACACGGACCACCCCTGCGTCGCCGACCTCTACCGGGGCGAGTTCGAGGTGTACGACGAGGACCGCTGGCGGACGACCTGGCGGGTCGGCGGGCCCGCGAAGGATCTGCTCCTCGTCACCGACTACACCCGCGACCGGCCGGCCGGAGACCCCGCTTCTACTGCGCGGCGCCCAACCGCAGGTTCCAGCGGCCCGCGTGGCCCGCGACCGTGACCGTCGACAGCGGACGGATGTCCATGTTCCAGTACGACGACGGCGGGGCCTTCAGCGCGTAGACCAGGGCGGCGCGCAGCACGGACGGCTCGGCCACCGCGACGACCCGGCCGCCCTCGGCCACCGGGCGGGTCTCGAGCCAGCCGCCTATGCGGGAGATGAAGCCGATCAGTGACTCGCCGCCGTGCGGGGTGGAGTGCGGGTCGGCGAGCCAGGCGTCCACGGCCGAGGGCTCCCGCGCCATGGCCTCGCCCAGCGTGAAGCCGCGCCAGCGGCCCATGTCGCAGTCCCGCAGCGCGGGCTGGGCCAGCGGCGCGTAGCCGAGGGCGTCCCCGGTGGCCCGGCTGCGAGGCGTGGGCGAGCAGTAACGCAGCTCGGCCGCCGCCAGCGGCACCAGCTCATGGGCGGCGCGCTGCACCTCGTCCCAGCCGGCCTGGTCCAGCGGCCGGTCGTCCTCGAAACGCTCCGCGAGCAGCGAGGAGCAGCGCGCGGCGGCGACGAACGTGACCCGAAGATGCATGCGGCGATGGTGGAACGGGGTTCTGCGCAGGTCAAGAGGCGTTACTCAGGAGTTACCGGGGGTACCGCGTCCGGTACTCCGGGCACGCGTCGCCGCACCCGGCCCCTCACTCGAACATCAGAGCCATCCACTGATCGGGCTTGGCGAGCGGCTCGAACCCGAGCTTCGCGTAGACGCCGTGCGCGTCGTGCGTGGCGAGCAGGACGCGCCGCAGACCGTACGCCCGCAGGTGCTCGCGCACG
This genomic stretch from Streptomyces deccanensis harbors:
- a CDS encoding histidine phosphatase family protein, translated to MHLRVTFVAAARCSSLLAERFEDDRPLDQAGWDEVQRAAHELVPLAAAELRYCSPTPRSRATGDALGYAPLAQPALRDCDMGRWRGFTLGEAMAREPSAVDAWLADPHSTPHGGESLIGFISRIGGWLETRPVAEGGRVVAVAEPSVLRAALVYALKAPPSSYWNMDIRPLSTVTVAGHAGRWNLRLGAAQ
- a CDS encoding alpha-L-arabinofuranosidase C-terminal domain-containing protein, encoding MSRSTRTRWRLGLTATAFLVAAASVPAPAHAEDVTDYAITVDPAAKGAKIDDTMYGVFFEDINRAADGGLYAELVQNRSFEYSTADNRAYTPLTSWTVDGTAQVVNDAGRLHERNRNYLSLGASSAVTNAGYNTGVHVEEGKKYDFSVWARADARTTLTVTLQDADGTLAEARRVTVKGGWAKYRVSFKATRTSSDGRLTVASADAVALDEVSLFPRDTYKGHRNGLRKDLAEKIAALKPGFVRFPGGCLVNTGSMQDYSEASGWERKRSYQWKDTIGPVEQRATNANFWGYNQSYGLGYYEYFQFSEDIGAMPLPVVPALVTGCGQNKATDDDALLQRHIQDTLDLIEFANGPVTSKWGKKRAQMGHPKPFHLTHLGVGNEENLPNEFFARFQKFRAAIEAKYPDITVISNSGPDDTGTTFDTAWQLNREGDVDMVDEHYYNSPQWFLQNNDRYDSYDRNGPKVFLGEYASQGNAFKNALSEAAFMTGLERNADIVKLASYAPLLANEDYVQWSPDMIWFNNHASWNSANYETQKLFMNNVGDRVVPSKATGTPALTGPITGAVGLSTWATTAAYDDVTVTAEDGTSLLGDDFSGDASKWTHTGGGSWSVQDGQYVQTDVAAENTMVTAGDTAWHDYDLKVKATKKSGKEGFLVAFGVKDTGNYYWWNLGGWNNTTSAVEQAVDGGKSSLISKPGTIETGRTYDIEVKVRGRQVTLLLDGKEWGSFTDDKPAEPFRQVVTRDAKTGDLILKVVNAQGVAARAAIDLGGAKVRSTARVTTLTAAPDAVNTETATPVAPVKSTFRGVAEEFSYTFPANSVTFLRIKKR
- a CDS encoding DUF2336 domain-containing protein — its product is MNPLLCGLAANPGLPAELVDRLIGLADADLDDELARRDDLTRAQAMTLASRDESNGVRLAYEGALTAADVDPTAQPRIALALLDEGAGDPRWARLLAASVHVQHRERLAACPGLPPDVVETLAADPDIQVVAELALWAEPDVAARLAAHPHAEVRRAAALNEATPPEALAALVAGEELPPVRHCLVCDREEPPFTHAPDCPRLDCDLRPGASCDGSHESTALEILRAVLENPATPADACAAFADHPSTLLRWAVAARPGLPPQVYARLAVDPTPGARADLAANPAIDDTLIRALADDTSPDVRRALAHNPRVPLDVLAELAATTRIGTTPLPRIASATAAEVEELARSPHAAVRMLPARRRDLPAGVRDALADDPDAKVVSAVAAHPGLSEARLHAMVDRHGVQVLTGVAANPDATPAFLERVARHRPPVRKALRAIAQHPRATAAALLPCLADERARPLAARHPALPPTVVVELLSDPADPVAEAAAANPSLPLAVMDELTRRPTGQLGGRSG
- the argC gene encoding N-acetyl-gamma-glutamyl-phosphate reductase, producing the protein MAVRVAVAGASGYAGGEVLRLLLAHTEVEIGALTGNSNAGQRLGALQPHLLPLADRVLQETTAEVLTGHDVVFLALPHGQSAAVAEQLGPDVLVVDMGADFRLKDAADWEKFYGSPHAGTWPYGLPELPGARAALEGSKRIAVPGCYPTAVTLALFPAYAAGLAENEAVIVAASGTSGAGKAPKAHLLGSEVMGSMTPYGVGGGHRHTPEVMQNLGGVAGEPVTVSFTPTLAPMPRGILATCSAKARPGVTAEAVRAAYEKAFADEPFVHLLPEGQWPATASVYGSNAVQVQVAYDEAAGRIIAISAIDNLTKGTAGGALQSMNIALGLHETTGLSTIGVAP
- a CDS encoding DUF6314 family protein; the protein is MSAFLPVPEVLAHLRGHWRLQRSVRDLANGAEGEFTGTTVFSPLDDGGLLHRESGTFVWQGVPRPAERTLRFLPGAAPGTADVRFADGRPFHDLDLTTGRWHTDHPCVADLYRGEFEVYDEDRWRTTWRVGGPAKDLLLVTDYTRDRPAGDPASTARRPTAGSSGPRGPRP
- a CDS encoding DUF5997 family protein, with translation MTSHQTTQTMKPATAAKKLGVYLQATPAEFQEGAVSRAELSALQTNPPTWLEELRRNGPHPRPVVAEKLDVSIAGLARGGVTEPLTTEQIEALKQDSPEWLQKERATQAEVRKEGARIKKRNAERAAQADDRS
- a CDS encoding VOC family protein, with the protein product MALRPVHVNIKALDAGAVGRFWAEALGWTAYSPGVTTYVGPAGGLVWPHPVAVGVDVVPVPEGKTATKNRTHLDLATTSEAHQAELVARLRALGATPADVGQGDVPWTVLADPEGNEFCVLEPREVYRDTGPIAAVVVDCADPRAMARFWGEATGWTPHEVTDEQATLRSAEGVGPFLEFLRTPASAPVPDRVHLDLLPGPGDDKAAEVARLRALGATDLDLGQGDVPWTCLSDPEGHEFCVLAPS
- a CDS encoding LysR family substrate-binding domain-containing protein: MTGSEASSSFPSFRLAYVPGVTPTKWVRIWNERLPDIPLTLLQVSAAEAFGVLRDGGADAGFVRLPVDDADLSAIPLYTETTVVVIPKDHVVAAVDEVSCEDLADEVVLHPLDDTLDWERPPGEPAFERPATTADAIELVAAGIGLLVVPQSLARLHHRKDLTYRPVTDAPESRVALSWPQDATTDMVEDFIGIVRGRTVNSSRGRAKPAEEKKPQQKAKRPGTSKPAARTPRSGSSGGRNAKSGGRPGKPRRRS